A single Anopheles arabiensis isolate DONGOLA chromosome 2, AaraD3, whole genome shotgun sequence DNA region contains:
- the LOC120894911 gene encoding uncharacterized protein LOC120894911 produces MYTIREETFELVKEVVLSEEDLSACGALVPSKLTGHIVWKDHRMLDSVNEMLAELRLTDDLSKLLFARSAASGATFAPELSPTDSDGSSSYSLFSSGSSELDNENMRMVWNKLASDDAQQDGCEFCTIEPSDRQFYVKHQTYANGKLCCPVLAAWEISQRDTAAKKIAIKEYGMCFKTTKQEKCSKN; encoded by the exons ATGTACACCATACGCGAGGAAACGTTCGAGCTGGTGAAGGAGGTGGTTCTCAGTGAGGAGGATCTATCCGCATGCGGTGCGCTGGTGCCATCGAAGCTTACAGGCCATATAGTGTGGAAAGACCACCGAATGCTGGATTCCGTGAATGAAATGTTGGCTGAGCTCAGATTGACGGACGATCTTTCCAAGCTTCTGTTTGCACGCTCGGCGGCGTCTGGCGCGACTTTTGCCCCTGAATTGTCACCAACCGATTCGGATGGGTCGAGCAGCTACTCGCTCTTCAGCAGTGGCTCCTCCGAGCTGGATAACGAAAACATGAGGATGGTGTGGAACAAGCTGGCCAGCGATGATGCCCAACAGGACGGGTGCGAATTCTGCACAATCGAACCGAGTGATAG acAATTCTATGTCAAGCATCAGACTTATGCAAACGGAAAGCTCTGCTGTCCTGTACTTGCGGCTTGGGAAAT ATCTCAACGTGACACAGCGGCTAAAAAAATTGCCATTAAAGAATATGGGATGTGTTTTAAAACCACCAAGCAGGAAAAGTGTAGCAAGAACTGA
- the LOC120894927 gene encoding uncharacterized protein LOC120894927, translating to MWGERWYLVLLVLSPLMLWHYAASSSFTMERQERAALVFPRGSSMGYLLAIAIPLLVPGRNIYLSHNFEANYGVPSNETQYFLWYQRFKDSDFNITKAIATNRRRRSSATQQPGLSRSYFYDQLEERMELYGFNATGCMERLICEMSELPLHEHNGVFGDVLSVIFRPSSSVREPLPVSYYEAESRGTIEGCHRYRAFCRTDLLGLVSTVL from the exons ATGTGGGGAGAACGTTGGTACCTAGTCCTTCTCGTACTATCCCCTCTGATGCTTTGGCATTACGCAGCCTCATCATCCTTCACCATGGAACGCCAAGAACGAGCCGCGCTTGTGTTTCCCCGGGGGAGTTCAATGGGT TACCTTTTAGCCATCGCCATCCCACTGCTCGTGCCGGGTCGGAACATCTATCTCTCGCACAACTTCGAAGCGAACTACGGTGTCCCATCGAACGAGACGCAGTACTTTCTCTGGTATCAGCGCTTTAAGGATAGCGATTTTAACATCACCAAAGCGATCGCAACGAATCGACGGCGACGCAGCAGTGCGACCCAGCAGCCTGGGCTGAGCCGAAGCTACTTCTACGATCAGCTCGAGGAGCGCATGGAGCTGTACGGGTTCAATGCGACCGGTTGCATGGAGCGGCTCATTTGCGAGATGTCGGAACTGCCACTCCACGAGCATAATGGTGTGTTTGGTGATGTGCTGAGTGTGATCTTCAG GCCATCGTCTTCCGTTCGCGAACCACTGCCCGTGTCGTACTACGAGGCCGAATCGCGAGGAACCATTGAGGGATGTCACCGATATCGGGCATTTTGCCGTACAGATCTGCTCGGACTGGTCTCAACTGTGCTGTAG
- the LOC120906138 gene encoding uncharacterized protein LOC120906138, which produces MITLYRWLVMLAVLSIALSDGAAPEHDVVKSRQKRIVFPLNAAIGIIFAIAVPLGIPSRNIFMSYNFEGNYNSPQDANVFTEGFGNYIKGIVEPLTAPSAPVEQYGIRKRSAQESVTRPKITPQVTRRQMYKMLQKQLQGQHYHGKKCLKRMICEAALHPFSEANGVVGDIMQILLSPSTSMDELLPKEYLIAEVAGQNGSCDEYRQDCPKDPLEIVSVLFE; this is translated from the exons ATGATCACCCTTTATCGCTGGCTAGTGATGTTGGCCGTACTGTCGATCGCGCTTAGTGACGGTGCTGCCCCGGAGCATGACGTTGTCAAGAGCCGCCAGAAACGTATCGTGTTCCCACTGAACGCTGCTATCGGT ATCATTTTTGCCATTGCCGTACCGCTAGGCATACCGAGCAGGAACATCTTTATGTCGTACAATTTTGAGGGCAACTACAACAGTCCGCAAGATGCCAACGTCTTCACCGAGGGGTTCGGAAACTAC ATAAAAGGTATCGTGGAACCACTCACCGCACCATCCGCCCCGGTAGAGCAGTATGGTATTAGAAAGCGAAGTGCGCAAGAGAGTGTGACTCGGCCCAAGATCACACCGCAAGTAACACGAAGGCAGATGTACAAAATGCTCCAGAAACAGCTTCAGGg CCAACACTATCATGGAAAGAAATGTCTGAAGCGCATGATTTGTGAAGCGGCATTGCATCCATTCAGTGAAGCTAATGGCGTTGTTGGAGACATAATGCAGATACTGTTAAG TCCCTCGACTTCAATGGATGAATTGCTGCCGAAGGAGTATTTAATCGCGGAAGTTGCCGGACAGAATGGATCGTGCGACGAGTATCGACAGGACTGCCCAAAGGATCCGCTTGAGATtgttagtgttttgtttgaataa
- the LOC120906212 gene encoding uncharacterized protein LOC120906212, which produces MCNVLQWLHFILPLLVVPFAASENTTDHDGPLQEEGRLLVRGKPVLVYPATAPTRHQLIGGIGVPVQGIPHSVVFGWVLKAQYYLPSVPGNYEPINLENWNESRRAVPDRTRRSIERYEVDNVRIRVEPLPLEDVTNNAAHGDDDYYDEELLDEFSDHEQVVPGEGQMNSDDGEPKDSPGEAETNAHPEDYNVPNGRWMVYRAMEGLSSGYGYGGRACVLRSICEAADVQFTHTGGVFAELLHIMFSPSTTKEPISEHRDNEYFRAEQLGRAGAPCSKLFHECSTSLLDMFSGVHDLHPAASSSFEPK; this is translated from the exons ATGTGCAACGTACTCCAGTGGCTACATTTTATCCTGCCCTTGTTGGTGGTACCATTTGCCGCCAGCGAGAACACAACCGATCACGATGGCCCGCTGCAAGAGGAGGGACGTCTGCTGGTCCGTGGCAAACCTGTGCTAGTGTATCCGGCAACGGCGCCCACCCGACACCAGCTGATCGGTGGTATCGGTGTGCCTGTGCAAGGAATTCCTCACTCGGTCGTGTTTGGCTGGGTGTTGAAGGCACAGTACTATCTGCCGAGTGTGCCAGGGAACTATGAGCCGATCAATCTCGAGAACTGGAACGAAAGCCGGCGTGCGGTTCCCGATCGTACacgtcgatcgatcgaacgctATGAGGTGGATAATGTACGCATCCGGGTGGAACCACTGCCATTGGAAGATGTTACGAACAATGCGGCGCATGGCGACGATGATTACTACGACGAAGAGTTACTGGACGAGTTCAGCGATCATGAACAAGTAGTGCCTGGGGAGGGGCAGATGAATTCTGATGATGGAGAGCCTAAGGATTCTCCGGGCGAGGCGGAAACGAACGCACATCCGGAAGATTATAATGTGCCCAACGGGAGATGGATGGTGTATAGGGCGATGGAAGGTCTCAGCAGTGGATATGGCTATGGCGGTAGGGCCTGTGTGTTGCGGAGCATTTGTGAAGCGGCTGATGTGCAGTTTACCCACACCGGAGGAGTGTTTGCGGAGCTGCTACACATCATGTTTAG tcCCTCTACGACAAAAGAACCAATCTCGGAGCACCGGGACAATGAGTACTTCCGGGCAGAACAGTTAGGCCGAGCCGGAGCACCCTGTTCTAAGCTATTCCACGAATGTTCCACTTCCCTGCTAGACATGTTCTCCGGTGTGCATGATCTTCAcccagcagcatcatcatcgttcgaGCCCAAATAA
- the LOC120895050 gene encoding uncharacterized protein LOC120895050, with the protein MARRMELSYVLGVLLLPLGMADFIPWLIVPETAPTRHQLISGIGIPVGTPESITSGWVMKAQYFLPTKVDDLKPQLWDNWNDSRRALARRDLSGLHVPVTQLPIGHAGHERYVVDSVPVREEPLDSSNEEEFDDGDDSYWKDPEDEQILQQSGEDGLRWPAAKEIDPSQLEGYSAEQSRWTTYKAMEKLSEGYGLPGRACVLRSVCESAAAPFTHTGGIFAELLHIVFTPSSTEEPLSEHRDNEYFRAEQLGRTGAPCERIFPECVHSLLDIFTGVHDGETNTMRLLHDEVQAYLMRK; encoded by the exons ATGGCACGGCGGATGGAGCTCAGCTACGTTCTCGGAGTGCTGTTGCTTCCGCTCGGGATGGCCGACTTCATACCCTGGCTGATCGTGCCGGAAACGGCCCCAACACGCCATCAGCTGATCAGCGGCATCGGTATCCCCGTCGGCACGCCGGAATCCATCACGAGCGGCTGGGTCATGAAGGCGCAGTACTTCCTTCCCACCAAGGTGGACGACCTGAAGCCACAGCTGTGGGACAACTGGAACGACAGTCGGCGGGCCCTTGCTAGGCGCGATCTTTCCGGGCTGCACGTTCCGGTAACGCAGCTTCCGATCGGTCACGCGGGACACGAGCGCTACGTGGTGGACAGTGTGCCGGTGCGCGAGGAACCGCTCGACAGCTCCAACGAAGAGGAGTTTGACGACGGGGACGACAGCTACTGGAAGGATCCGGAGGATGAGCAGATTTTGCAGCAATCGGGCGAGGATGGGCTGCGGTGGCCGGCGGCCAAGGAAATCGATCCATCCCAGCTCGAAGGCTACAGTGCGGAACAGTCCCGCTGGACCACGTACAAGGCGATGGAAAAGTTGAGCGAAGGTTACGGTTTACCGggccgtgcgtgtgtgctgcgCAGTGTTTGTGAGTCCGCGGCGGCACCGTTTACCCACACTGGCGGTATCTTCGCTGAGTTGTTGCATATCGTTTTTAC CCCCTCAAGCACCGAGGAACCACTGTCGGAGCATCGGGACAACGAGTACTTTCGGGCGGAACAGCTCGGACGTACCGGGGCACCCTGTGAGCGTATCTTTCCCGAGTGCGTACACTCGCTGCTGGACATCTTTACCGGGGTGCATGATGGGGAAACGAACACGATGCGATTGCTACACGACGAGGTGCAAGCCTATCTTATGCGGAAGTGA
- the LOC120906263 gene encoding uncharacterized protein LOC120906263 gives MKSNFIACLALAACSLEALSVELQPGVTGRLQDRHKRTLVFTSDSATGILFALSVPLLIPDRNIFLAYNFEANYGMPGKASDFTQGVLKKVDNDQIHPEEGEAAEDKRSIRTTAAATTATAGFTRKKVYRMIELNLNRHGYDGKKCILRMICELAKHPVRDGNGIVGDLLQLVFTPSGSYNEGLPGEFYHAEESGKRENCAKYSRYCPKDPLEAISLIL, from the exons ATGAAATCAAACTTTATCGCGTGTCTAGCGTTGGCCGCATGCTCACTGGAAGCCCTCTCTGTCGAGCTGCAGCCAGGCGTGACGGGGCGACTGCAAGATCGTCACAAGCGAACGTTGGTATTCACATCCGATAGTGCAACTGGG atctTGTTCGCCCTTTCTGTACCACTGCTCATACCGGATAGGAACATCTTTTTGGCGTACAATTTCGAGGCAAACTATGGCATGCCCGGAAAGGCGAGCGATTTTACCCAGGGCGTGCTGAAGAAGGTGGACAACGATCAAATACATCCGGAAGAGGGCGAAGCGGCTGAGGACAAGCGATCAATACgtaccacagcagcagcaacaacagcaacagcaggattTACACGCAAAAAGGTATATCGAATGATTGAGCTCAACCTTAATCGGCACGGGTATGACGGAAAGAAGTGTATACTCCGCATGATCTGCGAGCTGGCCAAACACCCGGTGCGCGATGGGAACGGAATAGTCGGCGATCTGTTGCAGCTTGTGTTTAC GCCCTCCGGATCGTACAACGAGGGACTGCCTGGTGAGTTTTATCACGCCGAGGAAAGCGGAAAGCGAGAAAACTGTGCCAAGTATAGTAGATACTGCCCCAAGGATCCGTTGGAGGCGATAAGTCTGattttatga
- the LOC120893839 gene encoding uncharacterized protein LOC120893839 — protein sequence MKLWPHRKPLALWALLMLWVCCIQANRNESATREIVSTGHGRSKRTLVYTFNSCSGVLFALSIPLVITGRNIFMSYNFEANYNMPTDSTDFTQGILKKGDNDQIHEAEARKTRDISASAALVPKRSSISRKKFYRTIELNLQRYGFAGKRCILRMICDLAEAPLAHENGVLGDVLQLIFTPSLSKDENLPSEFKRAEQLGRDERDCTKYQAHCPTSPIDLVTIGLKR from the exons ATGAAGCTTTGGCCGCACCGGAAGCCCTTGGCGCTTTGGGCCTTACTTATGCTGTGGGTTTGCTGCATACAGGCGAACAGGAATGAAAGTGCAACGAGGGAGATCGTTTCCACCGGGCACGGCCGCTCGAAACGTACGCTTGTGTACACGTTCAACAGCTGTTCCGGG GTCCTATTTGCCCTGTCCATACCGCTGGTAATCACCGGACGGAACATTTTCATGTCGTATAACTTCGAAGCCAACTACAACATGCCGACGGACAGTACGGACTTTACGCAGGGCATCCTAAAGAAGGGCGACAACGATCAGATACACGAGGCCGAGGCACGGAAAACGCGTGACATTTCAGCCTCGGCCGCACTAGTTCCGAAACGATCCAGCATTAGTAGGAAAAAGTTCTACCGCACGATCGAGCTGAATCTGCAGCGATATGGATTCGCCGGCAAGCGGTGCATACTACGGATGATATGCGATCTGGCCGAAGCGCCACTGGCTCACGAGAATGGAGTGCTCGGCGATGTGCTGCAGTTAATATTTAC ccCATCGCTGTCGAAAGACGAAAATCTACCGAGTGAGTTCAAACGGGCGGAACAACTGGGGCGCGACGAACGGGACTGCACCAAATACCAAGCTCACTGTCCGACAAGCCCCATCGATCTGGTGACGATTGGGTTGAAGCGATAA